One Chitinophagales bacterium genomic window carries:
- a CDS encoding archease, with the protein MKTIEYLPHIADMRLRIEADSLEELFEAGLKGMAQILKKDFCFQHTDFDVEYTISIEAADLTLLLVDFLSEILTQSYIETVVFCELEVAHISENKLTATVQGKKTDAFDTDVKAITYHEADVQRNHLGNWETYLIFDI; encoded by the coding sequence ACGAATTGAGGCAGATTCTCTGGAAGAATTGTTTGAAGCCGGATTGAAAGGGATGGCCCAGATACTGAAAAAAGACTTCTGCTTTCAGCATACGGATTTTGATGTGGAATACACCATCAGCATAGAGGCTGCCGACCTTACTCTTCTGCTGGTTGATTTTCTCTCGGAAATTCTGACTCAGAGCTACATTGAAACTGTGGTGTTTTGCGAACTGGAGGTAGCCCATATTTCAGAAAATAAACTTACAGCCACCGTACAAGGTAAAAAAACGGATGCTTTTGATACAGATGTTAAGGCAATCACTTACCACGAGGCAGACGTCCAAAGAAATCACCTGGGCAACTGGGAAACTTACCTCATTTTTGACATTTAA
- a CDS encoding collagen-binding protein, with amino-acid sequence MPIFTLSFFTCCLLVLFTSGVTAQEKFTISGYVRNKENGESLIGANVYEKNTFRGTTTNEYGFYSLTLPAGEYVIAASYLGFVAAEAEVTLQSDRRVNFELLPQAKVTEEVIVTSERKDKNVESSQMSAVEISVEQIKTLPVLLGEADILKTVQLLPGVQSSGEGNSSLYVRGGGPDQNLVLLDEALVYNPGHLFGFFSVFNSDALNSTTLLKGGIPAKYGGRLSSVLDITMKEGNNRHYEINGGIGVIASRLTIQGPIVKEKSSFIVSGRRTYADLLIKPFQDKISNGEFEGNAYYFYDINAKLNYRFSDKDRLYVSGYFGRDVFTFRPPDSEFTISIPWGNATATMRWNHLFNNKLFMNTSFIFNDFDFSFRSTFNEFSFNVFSGIRDFGFKSDLDYIPGLQHKIKLGAQYTYHIFTPYTANTKAGDAQFSNDTLNKKYAHELAVYVQDDWSISDRVKVNVGVRGSLFMQVGPFARYEYDFAGNPSDTTIFGRNEIIKTYWGIDPRISIRYSIREDISVKASLTYINQYIHLVTNGTTTLPTDLWTPSSARVKPQTGLQGALGYFHNFKNNSYEASVEMYYKHLWNQIEFGESYVPELNVDVEESFVFGQGRSYGIEFFVNKKEGAFTGWVGYTLSYTHRMFPDLNNGKPFRAKYDRRHDLSVVASYSWKRWKFSGVFVFGTGQSVSLPTGRYFIDGRIVNQYTGKNNYVMEPYHRLDFSVTYALKKRERFNSELVFSIYNVYSHKNPYFIYFDVSGNIQEGNVEVSAKKVSLFPILPSLTWNFNFLK; translated from the coding sequence ATGCCTATTTTTACTTTGTCTTTTTTTACCTGTTGCCTGCTTGTTTTGTTTACCTCGGGAGTGACAGCACAGGAAAAGTTTACTATCAGTGGCTACGTGAGAAACAAAGAAAACGGAGAATCGCTTATTGGCGCTAATGTGTATGAAAAAAACACCTTTCGGGGTACAACTACCAATGAATATGGATTTTACTCCCTCACCCTTCCTGCAGGAGAGTATGTGATTGCCGCTTCCTATTTGGGTTTTGTTGCCGCTGAAGCGGAGGTTACCTTACAGTCCGACCGCAGGGTAAATTTTGAACTGTTGCCCCAGGCTAAAGTAACCGAAGAAGTGATAGTTACCTCTGAACGGAAAGATAAAAACGTGGAAAGTTCTCAAATGAGTGCGGTGGAAATATCGGTAGAGCAGATAAAGACACTGCCGGTTCTGCTGGGAGAGGCGGATATATTAAAAACGGTGCAGCTTTTGCCGGGAGTACAGTCATCCGGTGAGGGTAACTCATCCTTGTATGTGCGAGGGGGCGGTCCGGATCAGAATCTTGTTTTGCTGGATGAGGCACTGGTATATAATCCCGGTCATTTGTTTGGTTTTTTTTCGGTATTTAACTCTGATGCATTAAACAGCACCACGCTGCTGAAAGGTGGCATTCCGGCCAAATATGGCGGCCGGTTGTCGTCCGTATTGGACATAACCATGAAGGAGGGCAACAACCGGCACTATGAGATCAATGGAGGTATTGGTGTCATTGCTTCGCGGCTCACCATACAGGGTCCTATTGTAAAGGAGAAAAGCTCTTTCATCGTTTCGGGTAGGCGCACGTACGCTGACTTGCTCATTAAACCCTTTCAGGATAAAATTTCCAATGGAGAATTTGAAGGGAATGCCTATTACTTTTATGACATTAATGCCAAGCTGAACTACCGCTTTTCCGATAAAGACCGCCTCTATGTGAGCGGTTATTTCGGAAGGGATGTATTTACTTTTCGTCCTCCCGACAGCGAATTTACTATATCCATACCCTGGGGCAATGCAACTGCCACCATGCGGTGGAACCATCTTTTCAATAACAAGCTGTTTATGAATACCAGCTTTATCTTCAACGATTTTGACTTCTCCTTTCGCTCTACCTTCAATGAGTTTTCCTTTAACGTATTTTCAGGTATTCGTGATTTCGGCTTTAAATCCGATTTGGATTACATCCCTGGGCTGCAACATAAAATTAAGCTAGGGGCACAGTACACCTACCATATCTTCACACCTTATACTGCTAACACCAAGGCGGGTGATGCGCAGTTTAGCAACGATACCTTGAATAAAAAATACGCTCATGAACTTGCTGTTTATGTTCAGGATGACTGGAGTATCAGCGATAGGGTAAAAGTCAACGTGGGGGTGCGTGGCAGCCTGTTCATGCAGGTGGGCCCTTTTGCACGCTATGAGTATGACTTTGCAGGAAATCCTTCTGATACAACCATCTTTGGAAGAAATGAAATAATAAAAACCTACTGGGGCATTGACCCACGTATAAGTATTCGTTATAGCATCCGGGAAGATATTTCAGTGAAAGCCAGTTTGACCTACATTAATCAGTATATTCATCTGGTGACAAATGGCACTACCACCTTGCCTACTGATCTATGGACACCCAGCAGCGCCCGGGTGAAACCCCAGACAGGTCTTCAGGGAGCGCTCGGTTATTTTCACAACTTCAAAAACAATTCCTACGAGGCTTCCGTGGAAATGTATTACAAACACCTGTGGAATCAGATTGAATTCGGAGAGAGCTATGTGCCTGAACTAAATGTGGATGTAGAAGAGAGCTTTGTCTTCGGTCAGGGCCGCTCTTACGGAATAGAGTTTTTTGTTAACAAAAAAGAAGGAGCATTTACTGGCTGGGTAGGCTATACGCTGTCATACACTCATCGCATGTTTCCGGATTTGAATAATGGCAAACCCTTTCGGGCAAAATATGATCGCAGGCATGATCTATCCGTTGTGGCCTCCTACTCCTGGAAGCGATGGAAATTTTCAGGCGTATTTGTATTCGGAACAGGGCAATCTGTTTCCCTGCCCACCGGGCGCTACTTCATTGACGGGCGTATTGTCAACCAGTATACCGGTAAAAACAACTATGTGATGGAGCCCTATCACCGCCTGGATTTTTCCGTAACCTATGCGCTCAAAAAGAGGGAACGCTTCAACAGCGAACTGGTATTTTCTATCTACAATGTGTACTCGCACAAAAATCCGTATTTCATCTATTTTGATGTTTCGGGTAATATCCAGGAAGGCAATGTAGAGGTAAGTGCTAAAAAGGTTTCCCTGTTTCCCATACTGCCATCCTTAACTTGGAATTTTAACTTTTTAAAATGA